In Callospermophilus lateralis isolate mCalLat2 chromosome 19, mCalLat2.hap1, whole genome shotgun sequence, the following are encoded in one genomic region:
- the Nupr2 gene encoding nuclear protein 2, which translates to MDPGLEPAHIGVRRARAPPAEAKLPVNYEEELYDCVDYHYLRDFPASGAGRSKGRTRREQELRTNRPVPGGHERKVAQRLLNGQRKRRQRQLQPRPRTCLA; encoded by the coding sequence ATGGACCCGGGCCTCGAGCCTGCTCATATCGGCGTCCGCCGGGCCCGGGCGCCGCCAGCTGAGGCGAAACTGCCGGTAAACTACGAGGAGGAGCTGTACGACTGCGTCGACTACCACTATCTGCGTGACTTCCCGGCCTCCGGGGCGGGGCGTAGCAAGGGCCGGACGCGGCGCGAGCAAGAACTGCGCACCAACCGGCCGGTGCCCGGCGGCCACGAGCGCAAGGTCGCGCAGAGGCTCCTCAACGGCCAGCGCAAGCGTCGCCAACGCCAGCTGCAGCCCCGGCCGCGCACTTGCCTCGCCTAA